The following are from one region of the Abiotrophia defectiva ATCC 49176 genome:
- the rsfS gene encoding ribosome silencing factor: MTKTALEILELAVRAADDRLAQDIVALDVRNVTPIADYFVVTHARNDKQLDAIVDSVVEAAHKEGLEVKNVEGKDGGKWVLIDLVEVIIHVFHYTERDHYNLEKLWRDAPLVDVSAWVSAQ; encoded by the coding sequence ATGACAAAAACAGCTTTAGAAATTTTAGAACTAGCCGTCCGGGCAGCCGATGACCGTTTAGCCCAAGACATTGTGGCCTTAGATGTGCGCAATGTGACCCCTATCGCTGACTACTTTGTAGTCACACATGCCCGTAACGATAAACAATTGGATGCCATTGTAGACTCCGTCGTAGAGGCAGCCCACAAGGAAGGTCTTGAAGTCAAGAACGTCGAAGGTAAAGACGGTGGTAAGTGGGTTCTGATTGACTTAGTAGAAGTTATTATCCATGTCTTCCATTACACTGAACGCGACCACTACAATTTAGAAAAATTATGGCGTGACGCGCCATTAGTGGATGTCAGCGCATGGGTTAGTGCTCAATGA
- the yqeK gene encoding bis(5'-nucleosyl)-tetraphosphatase (symmetrical) YqeK, which yields MTYWNTNRQAFLDDLAQRIKPKRYQHVLRVEQTAIELAERYGADVEAVSIAALAHDYAKDLDVEQARVLAQTFWPQVDLSQEGSNILHGPAAAQILMDCYGVTDRRILEAVAGHTVGWYQFDLIGKILYLADYMEPGRDFPGVEVARELAATDLNVACWYKMKRTLTYLIEKEKTLFDGAVEIYNRWCQEGI from the coding sequence ATGACTTATTGGAATACCAATCGTCAGGCCTTCTTGGATGATTTGGCTCAACGTATCAAGCCCAAACGTTATCAGCACGTTCTGAGGGTGGAGCAGACGGCTATTGAATTGGCTGAACGCTATGGAGCGGATGTCGAAGCAGTCAGCATTGCAGCTTTAGCTCATGACTATGCCAAAGACTTGGACGTGGAGCAGGCGCGTGTTCTGGCTCAGACTTTTTGGCCGCAAGTGGATTTAAGTCAAGAGGGCAGCAACATTCTACATGGTCCTGCCGCAGCTCAAATACTTATGGACTGCTATGGTGTGACTGACCGTCGCATCCTAGAAGCGGTGGCTGGCCACACTGTGGGCTGGTATCAATTTGATTTAATCGGCAAGATTCTTTATCTAGCTGACTACATGGAACCAGGCCGCGATTTTCCAGGAGTTGAAGTAGCTCGGGAACTTGCTGCAACTGATTTGAACGTGGCATGCTGGTACAAAATGAAACGCACATTAACTTATTTAATTGAAAAGGAAAAAACTCTCTTTGATGGAGCGGTAGAAATCTACAACCGCTGGTGCCAAGAGGGAATTTAG
- the nadD gene encoding nicotinate-nucleotide adenylyltransferase gives MMTQTETLGKTLTSLAQEVQVQGPKRIGILGGAFNPPHLGHLLLAEQVGKELELDEVWFMPVAKRHYEQEGTDVPVIHRLKMVQLAIQDNPFFKIQPYELLHGDKLFTVDTMRYFRRLFPDAQFYYLMGADRAQKLHKWHQIEQLAELVQFVAQKPVGTPMPETEWPVDWVEAPTLPVSSTDIRLRVFCDQSIRYQVPEAVAAYIDAQGLYKTAFGRA, from the coding sequence ATGATGACACAAACGGAAACCCTAGGCAAGACCTTGACTAGCCTGGCTCAAGAAGTGCAGGTTCAGGGGCCTAAACGCATTGGCATACTGGGTGGGGCCTTTAACCCACCACATTTGGGCCATTTGCTACTAGCTGAGCAGGTGGGGAAGGAATTGGAATTAGACGAAGTCTGGTTCATGCCGGTAGCCAAGCGTCACTACGAGCAAGAGGGGACAGATGTGCCCGTCATTCATCGGCTCAAGATGGTACAACTGGCCATTCAGGATAATCCCTTCTTCAAAATTCAGCCTTATGAACTTTTGCACGGGGATAAGTTATTTACAGTCGATACCATGCGTTATTTCCGTCGCCTCTTCCCAGACGCTCAGTTCTATTACCTGATGGGAGCAGACCGAGCCCAGAAATTACATAAATGGCATCAGATTGAGCAATTGGCTGAGCTAGTCCAATTTGTGGCGCAAAAGCCAGTCGGGACGCCTATGCCCGAGACCGAGTGGCCGGTTGATTGGGTAGAAGCCCCAACCTTGCCTGTCAGTTCAACCGATATTCGTTTGCGGGTCTTCTGTGATCAAAGCATTCGCTATCAGGTGCCTGAGGCGGTGGCTGCTTACATTGATGCGCAAGGGCTCTACAAAACGGCCTTTGGTCGAGCATAG
- the yhbY gene encoding ribosome assembly RNA-binding protein YhbY yields MTSLNKKQVNHLKKIAHHEKPIFQMGKEGLGQTFLDQVDQALTKRELIKFKVLQNSEEEIREVTAEIAYALDAHAVQVIGHTGVLYRPSHIAKYQKLSADLKKIK; encoded by the coding sequence GTGACATCACTTAACAAGAAACAAGTTAACCATCTTAAAAAGATTGCTCATCACGAAAAACCAATTTTTCAGATGGGCAAAGAAGGTCTAGGCCAAACTTTCCTTGATCAGGTGGATCAGGCCTTGACAAAGCGGGAACTAATTAAGTTTAAGGTCCTGCAGAATAGCGAAGAAGAAATTCGGGAAGTGACGGCAGAGATTGCCTATGCCCTCGATGCCCATGCGGTTCAGGTTATCGGCCACACAGGCGTGCTCTACCGACCTTCTCATATTGCTAAGTATCAGAAATTATCTGCTGATCTTAAGAAAATCAAGTAA
- the yqeH gene encoding ribosome biogenesis GTPase YqeH has protein sequence MTEEHYQCIGCGATIQSQDSEQAGYLPASALAKGLEKGQFYCQRCFKLRHYNELQDLQIPDQVFLDKLSEIAHDDALIINVLDIFDIEGSLIHGLARFIGNQPFVVFGNKFDLLPKVTRQNRVKHWLKGILADNGLFPQDIILGSAHKGHTLTELLELIEANIHDRNIYIVGVTNVGKSTLINQLLAHYGGEGQIITTSNHPGTTLDMIHIPLTPNHAIIDTPGIIHRTQLAHYLSREAMRKLLPSKPFKPMTFQLNAGQTIFLAGVGRVDFEKGERTSFTYYVSKDCYLHRTKLDKADAFYAQHKGGLLSPPSEEEAADFPDLVAKELTLSQDQDVAISGLGWFSVNRPVRVTVWVPKGVAVTVRDAII, from the coding sequence TTGACTGAGGAACACTACCAATGTATCGGCTGTGGGGCGACCATTCAGAGTCAGGATTCTGAACAGGCTGGTTATTTACCAGCGTCTGCCTTAGCTAAGGGCTTAGAAAAAGGGCAATTTTACTGCCAACGTTGCTTTAAGTTGCGCCACTACAATGAATTACAAGACCTGCAAATTCCTGACCAAGTCTTCCTAGACAAGCTCAGCGAAATTGCCCATGATGATGCCTTGATTATCAATGTCTTAGATATCTTCGATATCGAAGGCAGTCTAATCCATGGCTTGGCTCGTTTTATTGGCAACCAACCTTTTGTGGTTTTCGGGAATAAATTCGACTTACTACCTAAGGTGACCCGTCAGAATCGAGTCAAGCATTGGCTCAAAGGTATTCTGGCTGACAACGGCCTCTTTCCACAAGATATTATCCTTGGGAGCGCCCATAAGGGCCATACCCTAACCGAACTGCTCGAATTGATTGAAGCCAATATCCATGACCGTAATATTTATATCGTGGGTGTTACCAATGTGGGTAAGTCTACGCTGATTAATCAGCTTCTAGCCCATTATGGTGGAGAGGGGCAGATTATAACGACCTCCAATCATCCAGGTACGACTTTGGATATGATTCATATTCCCTTGACGCCTAATCACGCTATTATTGATACGCCAGGGATTATCCACCGAACCCAACTAGCCCATTATCTGTCTCGGGAGGCCATGCGTAAGCTTTTGCCAAGCAAGCCTTTCAAACCTATGACTTTCCAGCTTAATGCGGGTCAGACCATTTTCTTAGCGGGTGTTGGACGAGTTGATTTTGAAAAAGGGGAACGAACTTCCTTTACCTATTATGTCTCCAAGGATTGCTACCTACACCGCACCAAGTTGGACAAGGCGGATGCCTTCTATGCCCAACACAAAGGTGGCTTACTAAGCCCACCTAGCGAAGAAGAAGCTGCTGATTTCCCTGACCTAGTGGCTAAGGAATTAACCCTCAGTCAAGACCAAGATGTGGCCATCTCAGGTCTAGGTTGGTTCAGCGTGAATCGGCCTGTCCGTGTGACGGTTTGGGTACCCAAAGGGGTAGCAGTGACCGTTCGAGACGCTATTATTTAA
- a CDS encoding YqeG family HAD IIIA-type phosphatase, which produces MKRYITPSWTINSVYDIQPQDLLKRGYEAAIIDLDNTVIAWNNMNYTEEMADWISRMTQAGVKIYILSNNKVERVAKVAEPLGIPYKAGALKPRRKNFQLALDALGTSQANTIMIGDQIMTDIIGANRAKMASILVKPIARNDNFYTWANRAIERLALKLVGIKRKGDWGDQLD; this is translated from the coding sequence ATGAAACGCTACATAACGCCAAGTTGGACCATTAACTCGGTCTATGATATCCAGCCCCAAGACCTGCTCAAGCGGGGCTATGAGGCGGCTATTATTGACCTAGATAATACCGTCATTGCTTGGAATAACATGAACTATACAGAAGAAATGGCAGACTGGATTAGCCGCATGACGCAAGCCGGTGTTAAGATTTATATCTTATCCAACAATAAGGTGGAGCGAGTTGCTAAAGTCGCTGAGCCACTAGGCATTCCCTACAAGGCCGGCGCACTCAAACCTCGCCGTAAGAATTTTCAGCTGGCTTTGGATGCCTTGGGTACTAGTCAGGCTAATACTATTATGATTGGCGACCAAATCATGACCGATATTATTGGGGCTAACCGAGCTAAAATGGCTAGCATCTTGGTCAAGCCAATCGCTCGCAACGACAACTTCTATACTTGGGCCAACCGGGCTATTGAACGACTTGCGCTTAAGTTAGTTGGCATTAAACGCAAAGGGGACTGGGGGGATCAACTTGACTGA
- a CDS encoding YkuJ family protein has translation MKSSVLNGIIQRLEAMTHTESDVEVRRFEIEGVEKCQVAYVKESDTFELTDHQSGSVFQYDDIDLVAIEIFEMLG, from the coding sequence ATGAAAAGTTCAGTATTAAATGGGATTATCCAACGTTTAGAAGCTATGACCCATACCGAAAGTGATGTAGAAGTACGCCGCTTCGAGATTGAAGGCGTGGAAAAATGCCAAGTTGCTTATGTAAAAGAAAGCGACACCTTTGAACTGACTGACCACCAATCTGGGTCTGTCTTCCAATACGATGACATCGACCTAGTAGCAATCGAAATTTTCGAGATGTTAGGTTAA
- a CDS encoding NAD(P)-dependent oxidoreductase, which yields MARVGFIGLGVMGAAMARHLMGAGYQLVLYTRTKAKAEALLQAGARWADTPKELAQACDLVFTIVGYPQDVESTYFGPEGLFAGAHPGSCFVDMTTSTPQLAVKIAEKAQELGIEALDAPVSGGDLGAREARLTIMVGGAKASYERVLPYLEVMGKTIKRQGGPGAGQHTKMANQIMIAGTMTGLTEMLVYAKEAGLSLDSVLETVGAGSASNWSMANYAPRILQQDYSPGFFAKHFKKDLGISLAEAEAMGLDLPATSLAWQLYDKLCAAGHEDDGTQALIKLWWQSE from the coding sequence ATGGCACGCGTTGGATTTATTGGCTTAGGTGTTATGGGGGCTGCGATGGCGCGTCACTTGATGGGCGCAGGTTATCAGCTAGTCCTGTATACGCGGACAAAAGCTAAGGCGGAGGCCTTGTTGCAGGCGGGTGCCCGGTGGGCGGATACGCCCAAAGAGCTAGCCCAGGCTTGTGACCTAGTTTTTACGATTGTAGGCTATCCCCAGGATGTTGAGAGCACCTATTTTGGTCCAGAGGGCCTCTTTGCCGGTGCCCATCCGGGTAGTTGTTTCGTGGATATGACGACCTCTACCCCTCAATTAGCAGTAAAAATTGCTGAGAAAGCCCAAGAACTGGGTATTGAAGCCTTAGATGCGCCAGTATCAGGTGGCGATTTGGGAGCTAGAGAGGCGCGCTTGACCATTATGGTAGGCGGAGCCAAGGCGAGCTATGAGCGTGTTTTACCTTACTTGGAAGTAATGGGTAAGACCATTAAGCGCCAGGGTGGTCCAGGTGCCGGTCAACATACTAAGATGGCCAATCAAATCATGATTGCTGGGACCATGACGGGGCTGACTGAGATGTTGGTCTATGCTAAGGAGGCGGGCTTAAGCCTTGATTCTGTCTTAGAGACTGTTGGGGCAGGCAGTGCATCCAACTGGTCCATGGCCAACTACGCTCCGCGTATTTTACAACAAGACTATTCGCCAGGCTTCTTTGCTAAGCATTTCAAGAAAGATTTAGGAATATCCTTAGCTGAAGCAGAAGCTATGGGCTTGGATTTACCAGCTACCAGTCTGGCTTGGCAACTCTATGATAAACTCTGTGCAGCGGGTCATGAAGATGATGGGACTCAGGCACTCATCAAATTATGGTGGCAATCTGAGTGA
- a CDS encoding glycosyltransferase family 4 protein: MNIGFFTDTYFPQVSGVSTSVKLLRDELVRQGHEVIIFTTTDPNARPEPGVVRLPSVPFVSFEDRRVAYSGFERCLKIARNYQLDLVHTHTEFSLGLAGRYVASRLKIPTIHTYHTMYENYTHYILNGKLIRPGTVKVLSKVFCDQGNGVIAPSLMTKDTLTSYGIKAPIRVIPTGVEIPDYNPEGRDSLRQKLGLSQDDIVLLSLSRLSKEKNIAAVLEVYPRVLDKLPQAKLVIVGEGPERPVLEQQAKDLGIKPIFVGEVEHSQVSAYYQMADLYINASMSESQGLTYLEAFANRLPIIAKRNDYLAGIMTNDNFGALFDDFEDFDRAILDYLAKMEAGFRPNIDRQLLYPLSLEHFEQQVADFYEEVIKQNKRRKRSSGLNKVVAGVKYRYRQLMGG; encoded by the coding sequence ATGAATATTGGCTTTTTTACGGATACCTATTTTCCGCAAGTGAGTGGGGTATCGACTTCAGTTAAGCTCCTAAGGGATGAGTTGGTTCGCCAAGGACATGAAGTCATTATCTTCACTACAACGGATCCCAATGCGAGGCCAGAACCAGGCGTTGTGCGTCTGCCTAGCGTGCCTTTTGTAAGTTTTGAGGATCGGCGGGTGGCCTATTCAGGTTTTGAGCGCTGCCTTAAGATTGCCCGTAATTATCAATTGGACTTGGTACATACCCATACGGAATTTAGTCTGGGTTTAGCGGGCCGTTATGTGGCAAGCCGTCTCAAAATTCCGACTATCCATACCTACCACACCATGTATGAAAACTATACCCACTACATTCTCAACGGCAAGTTGATCCGCCCTGGCACAGTTAAGGTCTTATCCAAGGTCTTCTGTGACCAAGGAAATGGGGTGATTGCCCCTAGCCTCATGACCAAGGACACCTTGACGTCTTATGGCATTAAGGCGCCTATCCGAGTTATTCCAACAGGGGTTGAGATTCCAGATTACAATCCGGAAGGCCGTGATAGCTTGCGCCAGAAGCTAGGTTTGAGCCAAGATGATATCGTGCTTCTCTCTCTCTCTCGTTTGTCCAAGGAAAAAAATATCGCGGCAGTCTTGGAAGTCTACCCAAGAGTCCTAGATAAGTTGCCGCAAGCAAAATTAGTCATTGTTGGTGAGGGACCAGAACGCCCGGTCTTGGAGCAACAGGCAAAGGATTTAGGTATTAAGCCTATCTTTGTTGGTGAGGTAGAACACAGCCAAGTCTCTGCTTATTACCAAATGGCGGACCTCTATATCAATGCCAGCATGTCAGAGTCACAAGGTTTGACCTATTTAGAGGCTTTTGCCAACCGTCTACCGATTATAGCCAAGCGCAATGATTACTTGGCTGGCATTATGACCAATGATAATTTTGGTGCCTTGTTCGATGATTTTGAAGATTTTGATCGAGCTATCCTAGATTATTTGGCTAAGATGGAGGCCGGTTTCCGGCCAAATATTGACCGCCAATTGCTTTACCCGCTGTCGCTCGAGCATTTTGAACAGCAAGTGGCAGACTTCTATGAGGAAGTGATTAAGCAAAACAAACGTCGTAAGCGGAGTAGTGGCCTAAACAAAGTTGTGGCCGGCGTTAAGTATCGCTACAGGCAGCTGATGGGAGGTTAA
- a CDS encoding alpha-L-fucosidase, whose protein sequence is MPATQKSIIPHGPVPSPAQWAYHQDELAAFIHFGPNTFNDREWGTGTESPEDFNPSDFDADQWVRVLKETGFKRLILVLKHHDGFVLYPSAYTDHSVKASPWRQGQGDVLAEVSAAANRYGLPIGFYLSPWDAHHPDYHVDRQEAYNDYYFKQLQELFENPAYGYQGRFVEVWLDGARGEGAQAVTYDFKRWFDYIESQGYPVAIFSTEPTALRWVGNERGYGGDPLWQKVKADCLRQGDVDYLNHGDPEGDLYSLAEVDVSIRPGWFYHDNQQPKSVAELMDIYLHSVGKGSPLLLNIPPDRRGQFAEVDIKVLRDFQIARQALYETNYLAGGQVLDSNGQSQNQLLDQSGLWQASVCHDNVLELVLPQVASLDLVQIQEAIQYGQRVSAFHIDYLDQTGQWQPFAQGQTLGYRRLVKGPLVQTQRLRLVLDQAQAAPILSGLAIYRWPDQAKAQQESNEVIFGQACYEGVKGQPLTVTLLRQGDLSQALKVKLATEPGTGVHGRVYEDAQYQVSFEAGQEVAQIQVPSLYYAQDQAHDFYLKILPDGPKTRLLVQ, encoded by the coding sequence ATGCCAGCAACACAAAAGTCCATTATTCCTCATGGACCAGTTCCAAGTCCCGCTCAATGGGCCTATCATCAAGACGAATTAGCAGCCTTTATTCACTTCGGTCCCAATACTTTCAATGACCGGGAGTGGGGGACCGGGACAGAGTCACCAGAAGACTTTAATCCTAGTGACTTTGATGCTGACCAATGGGTTCGCGTGCTCAAGGAAACAGGCTTCAAACGTCTTATTCTGGTGCTCAAGCATCACGATGGTTTTGTTCTCTATCCTTCTGCCTATACGGACCACAGTGTCAAAGCTAGTCCCTGGCGACAAGGACAGGGGGATGTCTTGGCTGAGGTGTCTGCCGCTGCTAACCGTTATGGGTTGCCTATTGGCTTCTATCTATCGCCTTGGGATGCCCACCATCCTGATTATCATGTTGACCGCCAAGAGGCCTATAACGACTATTACTTTAAGCAATTACAAGAGTTGTTCGAGAATCCAGCTTACGGCTATCAAGGGCGCTTTGTTGAAGTCTGGTTAGATGGTGCGCGTGGCGAAGGGGCCCAGGCCGTGACTTATGATTTCAAGCGTTGGTTCGACTATATTGAATCGCAAGGTTATCCTGTCGCAATCTTTTCAACAGAACCGACTGCTCTGCGCTGGGTAGGTAATGAACGAGGCTATGGTGGTGACCCACTCTGGCAGAAGGTTAAGGCTGACTGTCTACGGCAGGGGGATGTTGATTACCTCAATCATGGGGATCCTGAAGGTGATCTCTACTCCTTGGCTGAGGTGGATGTTTCCATCCGCCCAGGCTGGTTCTATCATGATAATCAGCAGCCAAAGTCAGTGGCCGAACTGATGGATATTTACCTTCATTCAGTTGGCAAAGGGAGCCCACTGCTACTTAATATTCCACCTGATCGGCGAGGTCAGTTTGCAGAGGTAGATATTAAGGTTCTACGAGATTTCCAGATTGCGCGGCAGGCCCTTTATGAGACTAATTACTTAGCAGGTGGCCAAGTCCTAGATAGCAATGGACAGTCGCAGAATCAATTACTAGATCAATCGGGTCTTTGGCAGGCTTCTGTTTGCCATGATAACGTGCTAGAGTTAGTCCTACCTCAAGTTGCTAGCTTGGACCTAGTCCAAATTCAAGAAGCCATTCAGTATGGGCAACGGGTGTCAGCCTTTCACATCGACTACTTAGATCAAACAGGCCAGTGGCAACCATTTGCCCAAGGTCAGACCCTGGGCTATCGTCGACTAGTTAAAGGGCCGCTAGTTCAGACTCAGCGTCTACGACTGGTACTTGATCAGGCGCAAGCCGCACCTATCCTGAGTGGCCTGGCTATCTATCGTTGGCCAGATCAAGCCAAGGCTCAGCAAGAATCAAATGAAGTGATTTTTGGGCAAGCTTGCTATGAGGGAGTTAAAGGTCAGCCTTTGACCGTGACCTTGCTTCGACAGGGGGATTTGAGTCAGGCACTTAAGGTTAAACTCGCCACTGAACCTGGGACTGGCGTGCATGGACGCGTTTATGAGGACGCCCAATACCAGGTAAGCTTTGAAGCAGGGCAGGAAGTGGCTCAAATCCAAGTGCCTAGCCTCTATTATGCTCAAGATCAAGCACATGATTTCTATCTGAAAATCTTACCGGATGGGCCTAAAACCAGACTGCTAGTCCAGTGA
- the def gene encoding peptide deformylase: MITMQDIIEEGHPTLRQAAEAVEFPLTDELKETALAMHEFLVNSQNPEIAEKYGLRAGVGLAAPQINLAKQIFAVHIMSYDEEGNEAEPLLSEILFNPKIISHSVQEVALRDGEGCLSVNREVPGLVPRPRRIRLRYQDMEGKEHELRLRDYEAIVVQHELDHLKGIMFYDHINQQQPWYEKPGLELL, translated from the coding sequence TTGATTACAATGCAAGATATTATTGAAGAAGGACATCCTACCCTCCGCCAAGCTGCGGAAGCTGTAGAATTTCCTTTGACTGACGAGCTCAAGGAGACTGCCTTGGCTATGCATGAATTTTTGGTTAATAGCCAAAATCCTGAGATTGCCGAGAAATATGGCCTTCGTGCTGGTGTGGGCTTAGCCGCTCCGCAGATTAACCTAGCTAAGCAAATTTTTGCAGTTCATATTATGAGCTATGATGAAGAAGGCAATGAGGCGGAACCGCTCTTGAGTGAGATTCTCTTCAACCCTAAGATTATCAGCCATTCTGTTCAGGAAGTTGCCCTGCGTGATGGGGAAGGTTGCCTATCTGTTAATCGTGAAGTGCCAGGTCTGGTGCCACGGCCTCGTCGTATTCGCCTGCGCTACCAAGATATGGAGGGCAAGGAACATGAGCTCCGTTTACGTGACTATGAAGCCATTGTGGTCCAACACGAACTAGACCATCTCAAAGGTATTATGTTCTATGACCATATTAACCAACAACAGCCTTGGTATGAAAAACCAGGTTTAGAACTATTGTAA